From the genome of Streptomyces sp. V1I1, one region includes:
- a CDS encoding MarR family winged helix-turn-helix transcriptional regulator, whose product MAAKKSERALADEWRDVLALHARTICELDRELHQHGLGASDFEVLDVLAEEQAEDGGCSFRVQELASRVHLSQSALSRLIARLEKDGLVRRGMCPVDRRGVQVSLTEAGRARHAEVQPLQRAVLSRMLPGPSA is encoded by the coding sequence ATGGCGGCGAAGAAGTCCGAGCGAGCGCTCGCGGATGAGTGGCGGGACGTCCTCGCGCTGCATGCCCGCACGATCTGCGAGCTCGACCGCGAGCTGCATCAGCACGGGCTCGGCGCCAGTGACTTCGAGGTCCTCGATGTGCTCGCCGAAGAGCAGGCGGAGGACGGCGGGTGTTCCTTCCGCGTGCAGGAGCTGGCGTCCCGGGTCCATCTCAGCCAGAGCGCCCTGTCGCGGCTGATCGCGCGGCTGGAGAAGGACGGACTTGTCAGGCGGGGGATGTGCCCCGTGGACCGGCGTGGTGTGCAGGTCTCGCTGACCGAAGCGGGCCGGGCACGCCATGCCGAGGTGCAGCCGCTCCAGCGCGCGGTGCTGTCCCGGATGCTGCCGGGCCCGTCCGCGTAA
- a CDS encoding sensor histidine kinase → MEEQRTGMCGGPPWARGGPPGLRHWEARRNAARLPWPSTLAVAVFVMVGSGFAAHGQPDREPLDAFARVLLLAGPALLLLRNRWPVISVFGVSAVALIYFGAGYPYGPVFFILAVAAFAAVVSGHRRAAWWAIGGFWVGHVLIGHWLYQYLPPAKDDATPWGQDLFIAAWAVAILAASELVRVRREVWAREREERAAAEKRRADEERLRIARELHDVLAHSISVINVQAGVGLALLDTNPEQARTALTTIKAASKEALGEVRQVLDTLRTPGDAPRAPAPGLDRLPELVEQAASAGLSVEVVTEGEGAALPPGTDLAAFRIVQEALTNVVRHSGSRTARVRITYAPGRLGLRIDDEGPATGSDAGGSGNGLVGMRERAAALGGTIEAGTRPDGGFRVWADLPVQPKETM, encoded by the coding sequence ATGGAAGAGCAGCGCACCGGCATGTGCGGTGGTCCGCCGTGGGCACGGGGCGGACCACCGGGCTTGCGTCATTGGGAGGCACGGCGGAACGCCGCGAGACTGCCCTGGCCGTCGACTCTCGCGGTGGCCGTGTTCGTCATGGTGGGGTCGGGGTTCGCGGCGCACGGCCAGCCGGACCGTGAGCCGCTGGACGCCTTCGCGCGGGTGCTGCTGCTGGCGGGCCCCGCCCTGCTTCTGCTGCGCAACCGATGGCCGGTCATCTCCGTCTTCGGCGTCTCGGCGGTGGCGCTCATCTACTTCGGTGCGGGCTATCCCTACGGACCGGTCTTCTTCATCCTCGCCGTGGCCGCTTTCGCGGCCGTCGTCTCCGGGCACCGGCGCGCTGCCTGGTGGGCGATTGGCGGTTTCTGGGTGGGGCATGTGCTGATCGGGCACTGGCTCTACCAATATCTGCCGCCTGCGAAGGACGACGCCACGCCCTGGGGGCAGGACCTGTTCATCGCCGCCTGGGCGGTGGCGATCCTCGCGGCCTCCGAGCTCGTACGCGTACGACGTGAGGTCTGGGCCCGTGAGCGCGAGGAGCGGGCCGCCGCCGAGAAGCGCCGGGCCGACGAGGAGCGGCTGCGGATCGCGCGTGAACTGCACGACGTCCTCGCGCACTCCATCTCGGTCATCAACGTCCAGGCGGGTGTCGGCCTCGCGCTCCTCGACACGAACCCCGAGCAGGCCCGGACCGCGCTCACCACCATCAAGGCGGCGAGCAAGGAGGCGCTGGGCGAGGTGCGCCAGGTGCTCGACACGCTGCGTACGCCCGGAGACGCCCCCCGCGCGCCCGCGCCCGGTCTCGATCGGCTGCCCGAGCTCGTCGAACAGGCCGCGAGCGCCGGACTGAGCGTCGAGGTCGTAACGGAGGGCGAGGGTGCGGCGCTGCCGCCCGGCACCGACCTCGCCGCCTTCCGGATCGTCCAGGAGGCCCTGACGAACGTCGTACGGCACTCGGGATCGCGCACCGCGCGGGTGCGGATCACGTACGCGCCCGGCCGGCTCGGTCTGCGGATCGACGACGAAGGCCCGGCCACCGGATCGGACGCGGGCGGCAGCGGCAACGGCCTTGTCGGAATGCGGGAGCGGGCCGCCGCCCTCGGTGGCACGATCGAGGCCGGTACACGGCCGGACGGCGGCTTCCGGGTGTGGGCCGACCTCCCGGTGCAGCCTAAGGAGACGATGTGA
- a CDS encoding nitroreductase family deazaflavin-dependent oxidoreductase, translating into MSQAHYIKPGRFDNILNGAIGWLARRGISLMGTAELSVRGRTSGEWRRIPVNPLPYEGGPYLISARGHSQWVRNLRAAGGGKLQVGRKTRQFTAVELPDEEKPVLLRTYLERWGWEVGRFFGEINAKSTDEELLAAAHKHPVFRITVTK; encoded by the coding sequence ATGTCGCAGGCGCATTACATCAAGCCCGGCCGGTTCGACAACATCCTCAACGGCGCCATCGGCTGGCTCGCCCGCCGCGGTATCAGCCTGATGGGCACAGCTGAGCTCTCCGTACGCGGCCGCACCAGCGGCGAGTGGCGGCGCATCCCGGTCAACCCGCTCCCCTACGAGGGCGGCCCGTACCTGATCTCGGCGCGCGGCCACTCCCAGTGGGTGCGCAATCTGCGCGCCGCGGGCGGCGGAAAGCTCCAAGTCGGCCGCAAGACGAGGCAGTTCACCGCGGTGGAGCTGCCCGACGAGGAGAAGCCCGTCCTGCTGCGCACCTACCTCGAGCGCTGGGGCTGGGAGGTCGGCCGGTTCTTCGGGGAGATCAACGCCAAGTCCACGGACGAGGAGCTGCTGGCCGCGGCGCACAAGCACCCCGTCTTCCGGATCACCGTGACCAAGTGA
- a CDS encoding DUF6332 family protein, giving the protein MGRRTQAERDAITVETGYALVSGFLVAGLTFLAIAAPMMVIPMHAAERGLLIGATVAALVVFVLRVVTVLWRFPGHGQPIKPGQPSQPGRTSPDS; this is encoded by the coding sequence ATGGGGCGACGTACACAGGCGGAACGGGACGCGATCACGGTCGAGACCGGCTACGCACTCGTCAGCGGGTTCCTGGTCGCGGGGCTGACGTTCTTGGCGATCGCTGCACCGATGATGGTGATCCCCATGCACGCCGCCGAGCGCGGGCTGCTCATCGGCGCCACCGTGGCTGCCCTGGTCGTCTTCGTGCTGCGCGTCGTTACCGTGCTGTGGCGCTTTCCCGGGCACGGTCAGCCGATCAAGCCCGGTCAGCCCAGCCAGCCGGGCCGCACCAGCCCCGACTCGTAG
- a CDS encoding MFS transporter, which yields MTSPLTDPAVQERWSPRLWGTLLVLCAAMFLDALDVSMVGVALPSIATDLDLSTSALQWIVSGYILGYGGLLLLGGRAADLLGRRRVFLIALAVFALASLLGGLVDSGPLLIASRFIKGLSAAFTAPAGLSIITTTFKEGPQRNRALAIYTTCAATGFSMGLVLSGLLTEVSWRLTMLLPAPIALIALVAGIKLIPQSSREDSGKGYDVPGAVTGTASMLLLVFTVVQAPEAGWASARTLLSFLAVAALLTAFVTIERRSSHPLIRLGVLRAGSQIRANLGAAFFFGSYVGFQFLVTQYMQSLLGWSALQTALAFLPAGALVALSSTKIGSVVDRFGTPRVIAVGFSLLVVAYALFLQVDLSPSYAAAILPSMLLLGAACALVFPSLNIQATNGVEDHEQGMVSGLLNTSIQVGGAIFLAVVTAVITADGSDGGSPQEVLDSFRPGLVVVTAVAAAGLLITLTGLRTRRGRQETVLVAKSVPDSEPERVTVGD from the coding sequence ATGACCTCTCCGCTCACCGACCCCGCAGTGCAGGAACGCTGGAGCCCGCGACTGTGGGGCACCCTGCTCGTGCTCTGCGCCGCGATGTTCCTCGACGCCCTCGACGTCTCGATGGTCGGCGTCGCCCTGCCCTCGATCGCCACCGATCTCGACCTGTCCACCTCGGCCCTGCAGTGGATCGTCAGCGGCTACATCCTCGGATACGGCGGCCTCCTGCTGCTCGGCGGCCGCGCCGCCGACCTCCTCGGCCGGCGCCGGGTGTTCCTGATCGCGCTCGCCGTCTTCGCGCTGGCCTCGCTGCTCGGGGGACTCGTCGACTCCGGACCGCTGCTGATCGCCAGCCGCTTCATCAAGGGGCTGAGCGCCGCGTTCACCGCGCCCGCCGGGCTCTCCATCATCACCACGACCTTCAAGGAAGGTCCCCAGCGCAACCGCGCGCTGGCCATCTACACCACCTGCGCCGCCACCGGCTTCTCCATGGGCCTGGTGCTGTCCGGGCTGCTCACCGAGGTGAGCTGGCGCCTGACGATGCTGCTTCCCGCGCCCATCGCCCTGATCGCGCTCGTGGCCGGCATCAAGCTGATCCCGCAGAGCAGCCGTGAAGACTCCGGCAAGGGGTACGACGTGCCGGGCGCCGTCACCGGCACGGCCTCGATGCTGCTGCTGGTCTTCACCGTCGTACAGGCTCCCGAAGCAGGCTGGGCCTCGGCCCGCACGCTGCTGTCCTTCCTGGCCGTCGCCGCGCTGCTCACCGCGTTCGTCACCATCGAACGGCGCAGCTCGCATCCGCTGATCCGGCTGGGTGTACTGCGCGCGGGCAGCCAGATCCGGGCCAATCTCGGCGCGGCCTTCTTCTTCGGCTCGTACGTCGGTTTCCAGTTCCTCGTCACGCAGTACATGCAGTCCCTGCTCGGCTGGTCGGCGCTGCAGACGGCGCTGGCCTTCCTTCCGGCGGGCGCGCTGGTGGCGCTCTCCTCGACGAAGATCGGCTCAGTCGTCGACCGGTTCGGCACGCCACGTGTGATCGCGGTCGGCTTCTCGCTGCTGGTGGTCGCGTACGCGCTCTTCCTCCAGGTCGACCTCTCACCGAGCTACGCCGCTGCGATCCTGCCGTCGATGCTGCTGCTCGGCGCGGCCTGCGCGCTGGTCTTCCCCTCGCTCAACATCCAGGCCACCAACGGGGTGGAGGACCACGAACAGGGCATGGTCTCCGGCCTGCTGAACACCTCGATCCAGGTCGGCGGGGCCATCTTCCTGGCCGTGGTCACCGCGGTGATCACCGCGGACGGCAGCGACGGCGGCTCCCCGCAGGAGGTGCTGGACAGCTTCCGGCCCGGTCTGGTGGTGGTGACGGCGGTCGCGGCGGCCGGACTGCTCATCACGCTGACGGGACTGCGCACCCGGCGTGGGCGCCAGGAAACCGTCCTGGTCGCGAAGTCCGTACCGGATTCCGAGCCCGAGCGGGTGACGGTCGGCGACTGA
- a CDS encoding response regulator transcription factor, translating to MIRVLLADDQLLVRAGFRALLDAQQDIEVAGEAADGEEAVRLVGELRPDVVLMDIRMPRLDGLAATRRITGDERLDGVKVVMLTTFELDEYVFEAIRSGASGFLVKDTEPEELLRAVRAVVEGDALLSPGVTRRLIAEFAARSKPPADAERLGELTEREREVMALVGIGLSNEEIARRLVVSPLTAKTHVSRTMVKLGARDRAQLVVLAYESGLVRPGWLG from the coding sequence GTGATCCGGGTATTGCTCGCCGACGATCAGCTGCTGGTAAGGGCAGGGTTCAGGGCGCTGCTCGATGCCCAGCAGGACATCGAGGTGGCGGGCGAGGCCGCCGACGGCGAGGAGGCGGTGCGGCTGGTGGGTGAACTGCGCCCGGACGTCGTGCTGATGGACATCCGGATGCCCCGGCTGGACGGTCTCGCCGCCACCCGCCGGATCACCGGGGACGAGCGGCTGGACGGTGTGAAGGTGGTCATGCTCACCACCTTCGAGCTCGATGAGTACGTCTTCGAGGCGATCCGCTCCGGCGCGTCGGGCTTCCTGGTGAAGGACACCGAACCGGAGGAACTGCTGCGTGCGGTAAGGGCGGTGGTGGAGGGGGACGCGTTGCTGTCGCCGGGCGTGACGCGCCGGCTGATCGCGGAGTTCGCGGCCCGCTCCAAGCCGCCCGCGGACGCCGAGCGCCTCGGCGAGCTCACCGAACGGGAGCGCGAGGTGATGGCCCTGGTCGGAATCGGCCTGTCCAACGAGGAGATCGCCCGCCGACTGGTCGTCAGCCCACTCACCGCCAAGACCCATGTGAGCCGCACCATGGTGAAGCTCGGAGCCCGCGACCGGGCCCAACTGGTCGTGCTGGCCTACGAGTCGGGGCTGGTGCGGCCCGGCTGGCTGGGCTGA